A stretch of Clostridium sp. BJN0001 DNA encodes these proteins:
- a CDS encoding AAA family ATPase, producing MIIKKAHIISFAGIKNKEINFEKGFNLIYGQNEKGKSTIENFIKVWLYGMDNARGKNNGRKKFMPISGNVMSGELIVENNSKSYIITRMFGNTKKDDSIEILDYITGQKVPIGKEEPGEYFLNINIQTFIKTLFIGQMSVSISKDKHEEIMEKITNLFSTGDEKVSIEKTVDRLVSIKKQLKGTRKNGVIDKLYLKKDKLSLELQELKRISESNMENEENLLIEKQKKKDIEKTLNSLQVYKKYQKKIKLKKEYKKISEYLIKKEDLKKQQEKIESELKKDKEPITEDYLKNFKENVNEYLNLQEKYKKLDLEIKDLKDKFNNEDNDELRLLDAIGENPKDKIYKLKYDRGILEDKIKKIIKLNRSNEEIEENLKKMSVNFDEKYIEENRKNIEELLSLYRANLENYKKILEKKKRFGFFRMKKVIASITTILSGILSFYFASKDKYIICIFVLFIQLLLYAIIYLNGHNSLKDAIKNINACEEKLKKYMSYTSQNTYENFIKMIKEYDRFFKYKENEQIILNRNNEELNSYNITDIKSKYNKNKGVISSILKIFLCDDLESVLLRIDEYEKKNLNNGIELTRLDFLKKEMISVNENIEKISKVIEEKCRFVGISPIVYDSLLDIIEEYEDKISKMNMIKSSLENVEEVYNTLLDNRNIKEIEQEVKEYINSDERYSYDTEEEIDQEISHKSDQMMEVLKNIKDLEYKILKLNIGKRDISSVLEDIEDTNQKIENYEKKFKATDIALLTLNDVFSELKKTVEPALNKSVLDRMNFITDDVYDEVKVSDEYSFKMKKEDVPYLFDGQILSKGAKDQIYLSLRLSIISMMFKDKNIVLFLDDAFVQYDDTRRKNALRLLFNEDISQILFFTCQKIDSDFINELKEDYISINL from the coding sequence TTGATAATAAAAAAAGCTCATATAATATCATTTGCTGGAATAAAAAATAAAGAGATTAATTTTGAAAAAGGATTTAATCTCATATATGGCCAAAATGAAAAAGGAAAAAGTACAATAGAGAACTTTATAAAAGTATGGCTTTATGGAATGGATAATGCAAGAGGTAAAAATAACGGAAGAAAGAAGTTTATGCCGATTTCAGGAAATGTTATGTCTGGTGAGCTTATTGTAGAAAATAACAGTAAAAGCTATATAATAACAAGAATGTTTGGAAATACTAAAAAGGACGATTCAATAGAAATTTTAGATTATATTACTGGTCAAAAAGTTCCTATAGGAAAAGAAGAACCTGGTGAGTATTTTCTTAATATAAATATTCAGACATTTATAAAGACTTTATTTATAGGTCAAATGTCAGTATCTATATCTAAAGATAAGCATGAAGAGATAATGGAGAAGATAACAAATCTTTTTAGTACAGGAGATGAAAAAGTATCTATAGAAAAAACTGTTGATAGGCTTGTATCTATAAAAAAGCAGCTTAAAGGTACAAGAAAAAATGGAGTAATAGATAAACTGTATTTAAAAAAAGATAAGCTTTCTTTAGAACTTCAGGAATTAAAAAGAATATCTGAATCTAATATGGAAAATGAAGAAAATCTTTTAATTGAGAAACAGAAAAAAAAAGATATAGAAAAGACGTTAAATAGTCTTCAAGTATATAAAAAATATCAGAAAAAAATTAAATTAAAAAAAGAATATAAAAAAATATCAGAATATCTTATAAAGAAAGAAGACTTAAAAAAACAGCAAGAGAAGATTGAAAGCGAATTAAAGAAAGATAAGGAGCCTATAACAGAGGATTATTTAAAAAATTTCAAAGAAAATGTAAATGAGTATTTAAATTTGCAAGAAAAATATAAAAAACTCGACTTAGAAATTAAGGATCTTAAAGATAAATTTAATAATGAGGATAATGATGAATTAAGATTATTGGATGCAATAGGTGAAAATCCAAAAGATAAGATATATAAATTAAAATATGATAGAGGAATTCTTGAAGATAAGATAAAAAAGATTATTAAATTAAATAGATCAAATGAAGAAATAGAAGAAAATTTAAAGAAAATGTCAGTAAATTTTGATGAAAAATATATTGAGGAAAACAGAAAGAATATAGAAGAACTTCTATCGTTATATAGAGCAAATTTAGAAAACTATAAAAAGATACTTGAAAAGAAAAAGAGGTTTGGCTTTTTTCGAATGAAAAAAGTAATTGCGTCTATTACAACAATTTTATCAGGTATTTTATCTTTTTATTTTGCTTCAAAAGATAAATATATAATATGTATTTTTGTATTATTTATACAGCTGCTTTTATATGCAATTATATATTTAAATGGACATAATTCTTTAAAAGATGCTATAAAAAATATAAACGCATGTGAAGAAAAATTAAAGAAATATATGAGTTATACATCCCAAAATACATATGAAAATTTTATAAAAATGATAAAAGAATATGATAGATTTTTTAAGTATAAAGAAAATGAACAAATAATTTTAAACAGGAATAACGAAGAGCTTAATTCATACAATATAACAGATATAAAAAGTAAGTATAATAAAAATAAAGGCGTTATTTCTTCTATTTTAAAAATATTTTTATGTGATGATTTAGAAAGTGTTCTTTTAAGAATAGACGAATATGAAAAGAAGAATTTAAATAATGGTATAGAACTTACAAGATTAGACTTTTTAAAAAAGGAAATGATATCTGTTAACGAAAATATTGAAAAAATATCAAAAGTTATAGAAGAAAAATGCAGATTTGTAGGGATTTCACCTATAGTTTATGATTCTCTTTTAGATATTATAGAAGAATATGAAGATAAGATAAGTAAGATGAATATGATAAAGTCATCTTTAGAAAATGTAGAAGAAGTATATAATACTCTTTTAGATAACAGGAACATAAAAGAAATAGAGCAGGAAGTAAAAGAATATATAAATAGTGATGAGAGATATTCGTATGATACTGAAGAAGAGATAGATCAGGAAATTTCACATAAGTCAGATCAAATGATGGAAGTTTTAAAGAATATAAAGGATTTAGAATATAAAATATTAAAATTAAATATTGGTAAAAGAGATATTTCATCTGTACTTGAAGATATAGAAGATACTAATCAAAAAATAGAAAACTATGAAAAGAAATTTAAGGCAACGGATATAGCACTTTTAACTCTTAATGATGTGTTTTCTGAACTAAAAAAGACAGTAGAACCTGCACTTAATAAAAGCGTTCTTGATAGAATGAATTTTATTACAGACGATGTTTATGATGAAGTTAAAGTTTCTGATGAATATAGTTTTAAAATGAAAAAAGAGGATGTTCCTTACCTTTTTGATGGACAGATATTAAGTAAGGGTGCAAAAGATCAGATTTATCTTTCACTCAGACTTTCAATAATAAGTATGATGTTTAAGGATAAGAATATAGTTTTATTTCTTGATGATGCATTTGTACAGTATGATGATACAAGAAGGAAAAACGCTTTAAGACTTCTGTTTAATGAAGATATTAGCCAGATTTTATTTTTTACATGTCAAAAAATAGATTCAGATTTTATAAATGAGCTTAAAGAGGATTATATATCTATAAATTTATAG
- a CDS encoding YegS/Rv2252/BmrU family lipid kinase: MKKVRFIYNPYSGENSILSELDTIIKLHQQAGLTIIPYRIQGNKSLDEAFDIVDDTYKYILVAGGDGTVDSTVNAMKRKNIDLPIGILPVGTANDFGKFLGLTSDVEETCKNILNSKPKSIDLGKINDKYFVNVASTGLFTDVSQKTDVNLKNSIGKLAYYLKGLEELPNFKKLNVTIKSDECSFTDKMYLLLIFNGQTAGNLKLAPQSIADDGKLDVIMFKALQLYELLPLTFKLLRGEHLDSNKVVYFKTNKLIVESNEDIATDIDGEKGPDFPLNIECVKSGIKVLGILE; the protein is encoded by the coding sequence ATGAAAAAAGTTAGATTTATATATAATCCGTATTCTGGAGAAAATAGTATTCTGTCAGAATTAGATACTATAATAAAACTTCATCAACAGGCTGGTCTTACAATAATTCCTTACAGAATTCAGGGTAATAAATCTTTAGATGAAGCCTTTGATATAGTAGATGACACATATAAATATATTCTTGTAGCCGGTGGAGACGGAACAGTTGATTCTACAGTAAACGCAATGAAAAGAAAAAATATAGATCTTCCCATAGGAATTCTTCCTGTTGGCACAGCAAATGATTTTGGTAAATTTTTAGGTCTTACATCAGATGTAGAAGAAACATGCAAAAATATATTAAACTCAAAACCAAAATCAATAGATCTTGGTAAAATAAATGATAAATACTTTGTAAATGTCGCAAGCACAGGATTATTTACAGATGTATCTCAAAAAACAGATGTAAATTTAAAAAATTCTATAGGAAAGCTTGCTTATTATTTAAAAGGACTTGAAGAACTTCCTAATTTTAAGAAATTAAATGTCACTATAAAGTCAGATGAATGCAGTTTCACAGATAAAATGTACCTTCTTTTAATATTTAACGGACAAACAGCAGGAAACTTAAAACTTGCTCCACAATCAATTGCAGATGATGGAAAACTTGACGTTATAATGTTTAAAGCTTTGCAGCTTTATGAACTTCTTCCTCTTACATTTAAACTTTTAAGAGGAGAACATCTTGACTCAAATAAAGTTGTTTATTTTAAAACTAATAAGCTTATTGTTGAATCAAATGAAGATATTGCAACAGATATTGATGGAGAAAAGGGTCCAGATTTTCCACTTAATATCGAATGCGTAAAAAGCGGAATTAAAGTTTTAGGAATATTAGAATAA
- a CDS encoding 3'-5' exonuclease: MGFVIVDLEFNNISETNKKKYGLENEIIEIGAVKVDNRLTELKKLKRYIKPSICLQISSEVSKITNITIDVLNKEGCSFIEAFNELRKMFDEGDILCSWAKDDIAELIRNCEFYGINDISWLKGYLDIQEYTCKVLSHKKALGLKKAVDDLKIKVDEKKLHDALYDAEEELSVFKRVYNCRIVKNHVIKDVYEIASVNIKNLEKIDVNEQMLTLKCPKCGNKLILDTDIKLKKWRFMSVSHCSKCTVKVFLEILPRMTLKKELKLIEITTIISESDYFDKIYKLNKS, encoded by the coding sequence ATGGGATTTGTTATTGTTGATTTAGAATTTAATAATATAAGTGAAACAAATAAGAAAAAATATGGTCTTGAAAATGAGATTATAGAAATAGGCGCTGTAAAAGTCGATAATAGACTTACTGAACTTAAAAAATTAAAAAGATATATAAAACCTTCTATATGTTTACAGATAAGTTCTGAAGTTAGCAAAATTACAAATATAACTATAGATGTTCTTAATAAAGAGGGATGCAGTTTCATAGAAGCTTTTAATGAGCTTAGGAAGATGTTTGATGAAGGAGATATATTATGTTCATGGGCTAAAGATGATATTGCAGAATTAATAAGAAATTGTGAATTCTATGGTATAAATGATATTAGCTGGCTAAAAGGCTATTTAGATATACAGGAGTATACATGTAAAGTTCTTTCACATAAAAAAGCACTTGGATTAAAAAAAGCGGTTGATGATCTAAAGATAAAGGTAGATGAAAAAAAACTTCATGATGCTCTGTATGATGCTGAAGAAGAACTATCTGTTTTTAAAAGAGTATATAATTGCAGAATAGTAAAAAATCATGTAATAAAAGATGTTTACGAAATAGCATCAGTTAATATAAAAAATCTTGAGAAAATAGATGTTAATGAACAAATGCTTACTCTTAAGTGCCCTAAATGCGGCAATAAGCTTATTCTTGATACAGATATAAAGCTAAAAAAATGGAGGTTTATGTCTGTTTCCCATTGTTCAAAATGCACAGTAAAAGTCTTTCTTGAAATTTTGCCAAGAATGACCCTGAAAAAAGAATTAAAGTTAATCGAAATTACTACTATAATAAGCGAAAGTGATTATTTTGACAAAATATATAAATTAAATAAATCTTAA
- a CDS encoding MutS family DNA mismatch repair protein → MDSTKKIYSDNVKMYKDIYENIERKIKTLVWMRIVTVLIDVSLAFYFYKIDKFNAMVISLFFLTGIFIVMMIVHRKLFQKKKRNRILIDINKDGIKRIDGKFDEFKDDGSEYIDENHNYSYDLDIFGKRSLFQYINTTVTKGGRKKLSEILKLNTKKICKEDILKRQESVKEIADKIKFRQAIMVEGKMREKKDFKIEDLLSWAESSDKNFQYFKLIIAFICIAVTFETIFLIMINKINLSFIILDLIVNYFIVRSLTLSMKRDFKILESSYNSITDYFEIISIIEKEEFKSKYLKYLKEKLVNSNENSKIEIKKFSSVLSWLENSNYNAYYFILNTVFFSDVFIAYNLYSWRKKNGKRIRSWLDVISEIDMLSSISNIAFENKDFIYPEILDKNEVEGSLIGHPLIKKGCVKNSFSLRGKDKTALITGSNMSGKSTFLRTIGINLLLSYIGSPVCADRFSCGIMNIYTCMRTKDNLEESISSFYAEILRIKEILEACKKGDSVFFILDEIFKGTNSKDRHIGAYYLIKQLINKGAHGLVSTHDLELCDMGDQDLGVVNYNFREYYDNDKIKFDYKLRKGKSTTSNAIHLMKIAGIDILKN, encoded by the coding sequence ATGGATTCTACTAAAAAAATATATTCTGATAATGTAAAGATGTATAAAGATATATATGAAAATATTGAAAGAAAAATCAAAACTTTAGTATGGATGAGAATTGTTACTGTATTAATTGATGTTTCTTTAGCTTTTTATTTCTATAAAATAGATAAATTTAATGCTATGGTTATATCGCTTTTTTTCTTAACAGGAATTTTTATAGTTATGATGATTGTACATAGAAAATTATTTCAAAAGAAAAAGAGAAATAGGATTTTGATTGATATAAATAAAGATGGAATCAAAAGGATTGATGGTAAATTTGATGAATTTAAAGATGACGGAAGCGAATATATTGATGAAAATCATAATTATTCTTATGATTTAGATATTTTTGGAAAACGATCTTTGTTTCAATATATAAATACAACAGTAACTAAGGGTGGAAGAAAAAAACTTTCTGAAATTTTAAAATTAAATACAAAAAAAATATGTAAAGAAGATATATTAAAGAGACAGGAATCAGTAAAAGAGATAGCAGATAAGATTAAATTTAGGCAAGCTATAATGGTAGAAGGAAAAATGAGAGAAAAAAAAGATTTCAAGATTGAAGATCTTTTATCATGGGCAGAAAGTTCAGATAAAAATTTCCAGTATTTTAAACTTATTATTGCATTTATATGTATTGCAGTTACTTTTGAAACAATATTTTTAATTATGATAAATAAAATTAATTTATCGTTTATAATTTTAGATCTTATAGTAAACTATTTTATAGTAAGAAGTCTTACTTTAAGTATGAAAAGGGATTTTAAAATTTTAGAATCATCATATAATTCTATAACTGATTATTTTGAAATAATTTCAATAATAGAAAAAGAAGAATTTAAATCTAAGTATCTTAAATATCTTAAAGAAAAATTAGTAAATAGTAATGAAAATTCTAAAATAGAGATAAAGAAATTTTCATCAGTTTTATCATGGCTTGAGAATAGTAATTATAATGCTTATTATTTTATTCTTAATACGGTATTTTTTAGTGATGTATTTATAGCTTATAATCTTTATTCATGGAGAAAAAAGAATGGAAAACGCATAAGGTCATGGCTTGATGTAATATCAGAAATTGATATGCTTTCATCTATAAGTAATATAGCATTTGAAAATAAGGATTTTATATATCCTGAAATACTTGATAAAAACGAAGTAGAAGGAAGTTTAATAGGACATCCACTTATAAAGAAAGGCTGTGTAAAAAATAGCTTTTCTTTAAGAGGAAAAGATAAGACAGCACTTATTACAGGATCAAACATGTCGGGTAAAAGTACTTTTTTAAGAACAATAGGTATTAATTTATTATTATCATATATAGGTTCTCCAGTATGTGCAGACAGATTTTCATGTGGAATAATGAATATATATACATGTATGCGTACGAAAGATAATTTAGAAGAAAGTATATCATCGTTTTATGCTGAAATTTTAAGAATAAAAGAGATTTTAGAAGCATGTAAAAAAGGAGATAGTGTATTTTTTATTTTAGATGAGATATTTAAAGGAACTAATTCAAAAGATAGGCATATAGGAGCGTACTATCTTATAAAACAGCTTATTAATAAAGGAGCACATGGTCTTGTTTCAACTCATGATTTAGAATTATGTGATATGGGAGATCAAGATTTAGGAGTTGTAAATTATAACTTTAGAGAATATTATGATAATGATAAAATAAAGTTTGATTACAAATTAAGAAAGGGCAAAAGCACAACAAGCAATGCAATTCATCTTATGAAAATTGCAGGAATTGATATTCTTAAAAATTAA
- a CDS encoding DNA repair exonuclease produces MKKIKFLHTADIHLDTPFSGMNSNDASKEREYLKVVFKNIIDLALEKNVDIIIMAGDIFDNMTVHKSTISFLINEFERLDGKKVFISPGNHDPFNVKSFYNFITWPDNVYIFKGEMEKVFLEEFDSFIYGAGFRDLYERETLLEKVKIDKNYNNILAIHGEIMNSDRKNEYNPISKKDIEDSGFNYIALGHRHTYSGVQNLCNTYYAYSGCPQGRGFDEEGDKGVIIGEIEDGYVNTEFIKTSIKNYYTKYIMLDKAETYDEIVKNIVSSFDEKERMSNFYNIILKGTTNEFFVVNEDILYNLLKDEFYFIKIKDNTQNYMDIKELSKGNSVKNIFASKIYGKLKNASNDEEKEIYLMALKEGISALTGEEAD; encoded by the coding sequence ATGAAAAAGATAAAATTTCTGCATACGGCAGATATTCATTTGGATACACCATTTAGTGGTATGAATTCAAATGATGCATCAAAAGAAAGGGAATATTTAAAAGTTGTATTTAAAAATATAATAGATTTAGCATTAGAGAAAAATGTTGATATTATAATTATGGCTGGTGATATTTTTGATAATATGACAGTTCATAAAAGTACAATATCCTTTCTTATAAATGAATTTGAAAGACTAGATGGAAAAAAAGTATTTATAAGTCCCGGAAATCATGATCCATTTAATGTAAAATCCTTCTACAATTTTATTACATGGCCTGATAATGTATATATTTTTAAAGGAGAAATGGAGAAAGTTTTTTTAGAGGAATTTGATTCTTTTATATATGGGGCAGGATTTAGAGATTTATATGAAAGAGAGACTTTGCTAGAAAAAGTAAAGATTGATAAAAATTACAATAATATTTTAGCTATTCATGGTGAGATAATGAATTCTGACAGAAAGAATGAATACAATCCAATATCTAAAAAAGATATTGAAGATTCAGGATTTAATTATATAGCATTAGGTCATAGACATACATATTCAGGTGTTCAGAATTTATGTAATACTTATTATGCATATAGCGGGTGTCCTCAAGGAAGAGGATTCGATGAAGAGGGCGATAAAGGAGTAATTATAGGTGAAATAGAGGATGGATATGTAAATACAGAATTTATAAAAACATCTATTAAAAATTACTATACAAAATATATTATGTTAGATAAAGCTGAAACTTATGATGAGATTGTAAAAAATATAGTATCGTCTTTCGATGAAAAAGAGAGAATGAGCAATTTTTATAATATCATTCTAAAAGGTACAACAAATGAGTTTTTTGTTGTAAATGAAGATATTTTATATAATCTTTTGAAAGATGAATTTTATTTTATAAAGATAAAAGATAATACTCAAAATTATATGGATATAAAAGAACTTTCAAAAGGAAATTCGGTAAAAAATATTTTTGCATCTAAGATTTATGGAAAATTAAAAAATGCTAGTAATGATGAAGAAAAAGAGATATATCTTATGGCATTAAAAGAAGGAATTTCAGCACTTACAGGAGAGGAGGCAGATTAG
- a CDS encoding alpha/beta-type small acid-soluble spore protein has translation MSYSTVVPEAKQGLGKMKNEVAQELGVPFKEYNGDLSARQCGSVGGEMVKRMVEEYEHRI, from the coding sequence ATGTCATACAGTACAGTAGTTCCAGAAGCAAAACAGGGTTTAGGCAAAATGAAAAACGAAGTGGCGCAAGAACTTGGAGTACCATTTAAGGAATACAATGGTGATTTAAGTGCTAGACAGTGTGGTTCCGTCGGAGGAGAAATGGTAAAGAGAATGGTAGAGGAGTATGAACATAGAATATAA
- a CDS encoding rubrerythrin family protein produces the protein MDLKGSKTEKNLFKTFAGESRARTKYTLYAEKAAKEELIGIRDTFNVISGNELAHAREVYEKYLNRVGETKNNLIEAALGEAHESRVLYKEFEKVAREEGFTEIANFYKELQEVEESHDEIFVKLAKDLKNDKLFKSDKKALWKCLNCGYIYEGYEVPPRCPLCKYPRGYFQKMDYVECNGGENK, from the coding sequence ATGGATTTAAAAGGAAGTAAAACAGAAAAAAATCTATTTAAGACATTTGCTGGCGAATCAAGAGCAAGAACTAAGTATACTTTGTATGCTGAAAAAGCTGCTAAAGAAGAACTTATAGGCATTAGAGATACATTTAATGTTATATCAGGTAATGAATTAGCTCATGCAAGAGAAGTATATGAAAAATATTTAAATAGAGTAGGTGAAACTAAAAATAACTTAATTGAGGCTGCTCTTGGAGAAGCACATGAAAGTAGAGTGCTTTATAAAGAGTTTGAAAAAGTAGCAAGAGAAGAGGGATTTACTGAGATAGCTAATTTTTATAAAGAACTTCAGGAAGTTGAAGAAAGTCATGATGAAATTTTTGTGAAATTAGCTAAAGACTTAAAGAACGATAAGCTTTTTAAGTCTGATAAAAAAGCATTATGGAAATGCTTAAATTGTGGATATATATATGAAGGATATGAAGTACCACCTAGATGCCCTCTTTGCAAATATCCAAGAGGATACTTTCAAAAAATGGACTATGTGGAATGTAATGGGGGAGAAAATAAATGA
- a CDS encoding zinc ABC transporter substrate-binding protein: MKKKIVLIFSVLLSVLMLIGCQSSNNVVSDTSDTEDKKLNVVVSFYPLAEFANAIGKDKVSVTTMIGENMEPHDFEPKTKDLENLIKSDVFVYNGAGMESWIDKVNDVVSEQNEKVLIVDSSKNADIRKENDAIDPHLWLSLKEAKKQCEVIKDAFCEKDSSNKEFYEKNYNDYTKQMDDLIDEYSKKFDTVKQKDFVTGHAAFGYLCRDFKLEQKSVENIFAEGEPTPKQLEDLVEYCKDNNIKTIFSEENASPKVSETLANEVGAEVKPINTLESKNDDYGYIEEMKQDLEEIYQSLKK, from the coding sequence ATGAAAAAAAAGATTGTTTTAATTTTTAGTGTTTTGTTATCAGTATTAATGCTTATAGGCTGTCAATCTAGTAATAATGTAGTTTCAGACACTTCAGATACAGAAGATAAAAAACTTAATGTAGTTGTATCATTTTATCCATTAGCTGAATTTGCAAATGCTATAGGAAAAGATAAAGTTAGTGTCACAACAATGATTGGTGAGAATATGGAGCCACATGATTTTGAACCAAAGACAAAAGATCTTGAGAACCTCATAAAAAGTGATGTATTTGTTTATAATGGTGCAGGGATGGAAAGTTGGATAGATAAAGTTAATGATGTTGTATCTGAGCAGAATGAAAAAGTTCTTATAGTAGATTCAAGTAAAAATGCTGACATAAGAAAAGAAAATGATGCTATAGATCCACATTTATGGCTTAGTTTAAAAGAAGCTAAAAAGCAATGCGAAGTTATTAAAGATGCATTTTGTGAAAAAGACAGTAGTAATAAGGAATTTTATGAAAAAAATTATAATGACTATACAAAACAGATGGATGATTTAATTGATGAATATTCCAAGAAATTTGATACAGTAAAACAAAAAGATTTTGTTACAGGTCATGCAGCATTTGGATATTTGTGCAGAGATTTTAAACTTGAACAAAAATCAGTTGAAAATATTTTTGCAGAAGGAGAACCAACTCCGAAACAGCTTGAAGATCTTGTAGAATATTGCAAGGATAATAATATAAAGACCATTTTTTCTGAAGAAAATGCAAGTCCTAAAGTATCAGAAACTCTTGCAAATGAAGTAGGAGCTGAAGTTAAGCCTATTAATACATTAGAATCAAAAAATGATGATTACGGTTATATAGAAGAAATGAAACAGGATCTTGAAGAAATATACCAAAGTTTAAAAAAGTAG
- a CDS encoding nitronate monooxygenase family protein gives MKFKPLKIGNLTAKIPIIQGGMGIGVSSSGLASAVANAGAIGIISAAQLGYKEPDFYDNAFKENIAGLKKHIKIAKEKAPNGIIGVNIMCASNHYEEHVKASIEAGADLIISGAGLPLTLPNICKGSGIKIAPIVSSLKSARVILKRWDKRDETAPDFVVIEGPKAGGHLGFKVTELNDPNYDYDKTVTDIINEVSIYEEKYNKDIPVIVAGGVFDGNDIAHFLKLGASGVQMATRFVVTKECDADQKFKDMYLNCKKEDIIIVKSPVGMPGRAIKNNFIDLPNEKKCQISHCYNCLTPCNPKDTPYCISQALINAVNGDVDNGLVFCGENAYRLNKMTTVNELIKELTEELENA, from the coding sequence ATGAAATTTAAACCTTTGAAAATCGGAAATTTAACAGCTAAAATTCCAATAATCCAGGGAGGAATGGGAATTGGTGTATCATCATCAGGTTTGGCATCTGCAGTAGCTAACGCTGGAGCAATAGGAATTATTTCAGCAGCTCAACTTGGATATAAAGAGCCTGATTTTTACGACAATGCTTTTAAAGAAAATATTGCAGGTCTAAAAAAACATATTAAAATTGCTAAAGAAAAAGCTCCAAATGGAATAATTGGTGTAAATATAATGTGTGCAAGTAACCACTATGAGGAACATGTAAAAGCTTCTATTGAAGCTGGTGCTGATTTAATTATATCAGGAGCTGGTCTTCCACTTACACTTCCAAACATATGTAAAGGTTCAGGCATAAAGATAGCTCCTATAGTTTCATCTTTAAAATCAGCAAGAGTTATTTTAAAAAGATGGGATAAACGTGATGAGACTGCTCCTGATTTCGTAGTAATTGAAGGACCAAAAGCTGGTGGACATTTAGGTTTTAAAGTAACTGAACTTAATGATCCTAACTATGATTATGATAAAACAGTAACAGATATAATAAATGAAGTATCTATATATGAAGAAAAATATAACAAAGATATTCCTGTTATAGTGGCTGGTGGAGTATTTGATGGAAATGATATAGCACACTTTTTAAAACTCGGTGCATCTGGCGTTCAAATGGCAACTCGTTTTGTAGTTACAAAAGAATGTGATGCAGATCAGAAATTTAAAGATATGTATTTAAACTGCAAAAAAGAAGACATAATAATAGTAAAAAGTCCTGTAGGTATGCCAGGTAGAGCAATTAAAAATAACTTTATTGATCTTCCTAATGAAAAAAAATGTCAAATTTCACACTGCTATAACTGTCTTACTCCATGCAATCCTAAGGATACACCTTATTGCATAAGTCAAGCTCTTATAAATGCTGTAAATGGAGATGTTGATAATGGTCTTGTTTTCTGTGGAGAAAATGCCTACAGATTAAATAAAATGACAACAGTAAATGAATTAATTAAGGAACTTACTGAAGAACTCGAAAATGCATAA
- the pssA gene encoding CDP-diacylglycerol--serine O-phosphatidyltransferase: MKKSCIPNIFTFTNLSCGIISILSVLNNNLMAAAIFILLAGLVDRYDGRIARFLNVSSEIGKELDSLADLVSFGVAPSILIYILFKFENLGPKGIFGMILLVAFPLCGAFRLARYNISDFDGVYTGVPITIIGCFMALFALVNLKVQFPIYIVVLLMILGSYLMISSLSLKKF; this comes from the coding sequence ATGAAAAAAAGTTGTATTCCTAATATATTTACCTTTACAAATTTATCTTGTGGAATTATTTCGATATTATCAGTATTAAATAATAATCTCATGGCAGCTGCTATATTTATTTTATTAGCAGGATTGGTAGATAGATATGATGGAAGAATTGCACGTTTTTTAAATGTATCAAGTGAGATAGGAAAAGAGTTAGACTCCCTTGCAGATCTCGTATCATTTGGAGTTGCACCATCTATTTTGATATATATACTTTTTAAATTTGAAAATTTAGGTCCAAAAGGAATATTTGGAATGATACTTCTTGTTGCATTCCCTTTATGTGGTGCATTTAGACTCGCAAGATACAATATTTCAGATTTTGACGGAGTTTATACAGGAGTACCAATAACAATAATAGGATGCTTTATGGCATTATTTGCACTAGTTAATTTAAAAGTTCAGTTTCCAATATACATAGTTGTTTTACTTATGATATTAGGATCTTATCTTATGATAAGCAGTTTAAGTCTTAAAAAGTTTTAG